The proteins below are encoded in one region of Desulfovermiculus halophilus DSM 18834:
- the rplO gene encoding 50S ribosomal protein L15, translating into MKLHDIYPFPSENKDKKRRGRGPSSGLGCTSGKGNKGQLARAGSGPAAGFEGGQMPLVRRLPKRGFTNQFRVAYTVLNLERIISQFPEAEEITLEDLFSIASAKRPIKILARGEVSRAVTITAHAFSAKAKEKIHQAGGQAVALEG; encoded by the coding sequence ATGAAGCTGCACGACATATACCCCTTCCCTAGTGAAAATAAAGATAAAAAGCGCCGCGGACGAGGCCCGTCCAGCGGATTGGGCTGCACCTCGGGGAAAGGAAACAAGGGCCAACTGGCTCGGGCAGGCTCCGGTCCCGCAGCCGGATTCGAGGGCGGGCAGATGCCATTGGTCCGCAGGCTGCCCAAACGCGGGTTTACCAATCAATTCCGGGTCGCATATACAGTTCTCAATCTGGAACGAATTATCTCACAGTTTCCTGAAGCTGAGGAGATTACTCTTGAGGATCTGTTCAGCATCGCGTCTGCAAAGCGGCCGATCAAGATTCTGGCCAGAGGCGAGGTCAGCCGGGCTGTGACAATTACTGCCCACGCATTCAGCGCCAAGGCCAAGGAAAAGATTCACCAGGCGGGCGGGCAAGCTGTCGCTCTGGAGGGTTAG
- the rpsD gene encoding 30S ribosomal protein S4: MARYTEAKCRVCRREGTKVFLKGDRCYTDKCPFERRPYPPGQHGRRRKKSTDYEVQLREKQKLRRMYGLLEGQFHDYFLEADRKKGITGQNLLRMLELRLDNVVYRAGFANSRNQARQLVRHGHLELNGHKVDIPSLQLRVGDVIQVKERSRKIPVIVEALEVVDRRGIPEWLEGNAEQFSAAVKAEPQREHITFPVNEHLIVELYSK, encoded by the coding sequence TTGGCTAGATATACAGAAGCAAAGTGCAGAGTATGCCGACGGGAAGGAACAAAGGTGTTCCTGAAAGGCGACAGATGCTACACGGACAAGTGCCCTTTTGAACGCAGACCGTACCCCCCCGGACAGCATGGACGACGACGGAAAAAATCCACCGACTATGAAGTCCAGCTGCGGGAAAAACAGAAACTTCGCCGCATGTATGGACTTCTGGAGGGGCAGTTCCATGACTATTTTCTGGAGGCAGATCGGAAAAAAGGGATAACCGGTCAGAATCTTTTGCGCATGCTGGAACTGCGCTTGGATAACGTTGTGTACCGGGCCGGTTTTGCCAATTCCCGGAATCAGGCTAGGCAGCTGGTCCGGCATGGCCACCTGGAACTGAACGGACATAAGGTGGACATTCCTTCCCTGCAGCTGCGGGTCGGAGATGTGATTCAGGTCAAGGAGCGGAGCAGAAAAATTCCGGTTATTGTTGAAGCCCTGGAGGTGGTTGACCGCCGCGGCATTCCGGAATGGCTGGAAGGGAATGCTGAGCAGTTCTCAGCTGCTGTCAAAGCTGAACCGCAACGGGAGCACATCACATTTCCGGTGAATGAGCATCTCATTGTTGAGCTGTATTCCAAATAA
- a CDS encoding DNA-directed RNA polymerase subunit alpha translates to MIFDDNGRTINTRNWTELVRPKKIDQDADSTASYGKFTCEPLERGFGTTLGNALRRVLLSSLQGAAIAAVHIDDVQHEFTSIPGVKEDVTDIILNLKQVRLAMDTDEPQKLVLDVQREGPVTAGDIQENQHVRVLNPDQIIAHLSEARSLRMELDVHMGKAYVPAEQQESFSDQIGVIVLDASFSPVQKVAYRVEQARVGQMTNYDKLIIEVWTDGSITPEDSLSYSAKILKDQLSVFVNFDEDSTGRREPQHSSDEVDEMLFQSIDDLELPVRASNCLKKANIYTVGELVQKTENDLLKAKNFGRKSLDDIIKVLNDMGLDLGMKIDNFDSKYQQWLNRKDDYEA, encoded by the coding sequence ATGATATTCGATGATAATGGACGGACCATCAACACCCGGAATTGGACAGAACTGGTCAGACCGAAGAAGATCGATCAGGATGCTGACTCCACAGCGTCGTACGGGAAGTTTACCTGTGAGCCTCTGGAACGCGGGTTTGGGACCACCTTGGGCAATGCCTTGCGCAGGGTCCTGCTCTCATCCCTGCAGGGGGCGGCCATCGCTGCAGTCCACATCGATGACGTGCAGCATGAGTTTACCAGTATTCCCGGGGTCAAAGAGGATGTCACCGATATTATCCTCAACTTGAAGCAGGTCCGCCTGGCTATGGATACCGACGAGCCGCAGAAGCTCGTGCTCGACGTGCAGCGTGAGGGGCCGGTAACAGCAGGTGATATTCAGGAGAACCAACACGTACGGGTTCTCAATCCGGATCAGATCATAGCCCACCTGTCCGAAGCACGATCCCTGCGGATGGAATTGGATGTGCATATGGGCAAGGCCTATGTGCCTGCTGAGCAGCAGGAATCGTTCAGTGATCAGATCGGAGTCATCGTCCTGGATGCCAGCTTTTCTCCGGTCCAAAAAGTCGCCTACCGGGTGGAGCAGGCCCGGGTGGGACAAATGACCAACTACGACAAGCTGATAATCGAGGTATGGACAGACGGTTCCATCACTCCGGAAGACAGCCTTTCGTACAGCGCGAAGATATTGAAAGATCAGCTCAGCGTATTTGTCAACTTTGATGAGGACTCCACCGGCAGGCGTGAGCCGCAGCATTCCTCGGATGAAGTGGATGAGATGCTGTTTCAGAGCATTGACGATCTTGAGCTACCTGTCCGGGCCAGCAACTGTCTGAAAAAGGCAAACATATACACCGTGGGTGAGCTGGTCCAGAAGACTGAGAACGATCTGCTCAAAGCCAAGAACTTCGGGCGAAAGTCTCTGGATGACATAATCAAGGTCCTCAACGACATGGGCTTGGATCTGGGGATGAAGATCGATAACTTCGATTCCAAGTATCAACAATGGCTGAATAGGAAAGACGACTATGAGGCATAG
- the rplR gene encoding 50S ribosomal protein L18: protein MRLSRNQARKRRKLRIRKKISGTGERPRLAVFRSNKHMYVQLIDDRSQHTLAAVSSQALPDQQGMNKDVAFAVGKELARKANECGIEKVVFDRSGYYFHGRIKAVADGAREGGLKF from the coding sequence ATGAGACTTAGTCGAAACCAAGCCCGGAAACGACGGAAACTGAGGATCAGGAAAAAGATTTCCGGTACAGGTGAGCGACCGAGATTGGCTGTTTTTCGTTCAAACAAGCACATGTATGTTCAGCTCATTGACGACCGCAGTCAACACACGCTCGCAGCCGTATCATCCCAGGCATTGCCTGATCAGCAAGGAATGAACAAGGATGTCGCATTTGCAGTGGGCAAAGAGCTGGCGCGGAAAGCAAATGAATGCGGCATAGAAAAAGTGGTTTTTGACCGAAGCGGGTATTATTTTCACGGTCGGATCAAGGCAGTAGCCGACGGTGCTCGAGAGGGCGGACTCAAATTCTGA
- the secY gene encoding preprotein translocase subunit SecY yields MDNVAGSKELRNKVLFTFGMLIVYRLGIHVPVPGINGQAIADFFANAQNTLFGLFDMFSGGGLSRLSVFALGIMPYISASIILQLLTVVSPELSRLKKEEGEAGQKKITQYTRYLTVLITLVQGTGISIGLQQMTSPTGVPVVPDPGPMFIFLTVITLSAGTIFIMWLGEQITARGIGNGISLIIFSGIVAGIPGALMKSFRLMSSGEMAIFVALIITVIMAGVLVFTCFMETSQRRIPIHYAKRQMGRKMYGGQNTHLPLRVNTAGVIPPIFASSILMFPATIANFSQVEWLQSISTFFQPGSAAYTIVFVGLIIFFCFFYTAIIFDPKDIAENLKKQGGFIPGIRPGKHTKDYIDKVLTRITLWGSLYVAAICVLPMLLINKLNVPFYFGGTALLIVVGVAIDTMSQVQSYLITHQYEGLMQKSKLKGRF; encoded by the coding sequence ATGGACAATGTCGCCGGATCCAAAGAGCTTCGAAACAAAGTCCTGTTTACTTTTGGGATGCTCATTGTTTACCGTCTCGGTATACATGTCCCTGTACCGGGTATAAACGGCCAGGCAATAGCAGACTTTTTCGCCAATGCCCAAAACACCCTTTTTGGTCTCTTCGACATGTTTTCCGGGGGCGGGCTGAGCAGGCTTTCAGTTTTTGCCTTGGGGATTATGCCGTATATTTCGGCATCCATTATTTTGCAGCTCCTCACTGTGGTCAGCCCTGAGCTGTCCAGACTGAAGAAGGAAGAGGGCGAGGCCGGACAAAAAAAGATTACCCAGTATACACGGTATTTGACGGTCCTTATCACCTTGGTCCAGGGCACCGGGATATCCATCGGATTGCAGCAAATGACCAGCCCAACCGGTGTGCCTGTGGTGCCAGATCCGGGTCCGATGTTCATCTTTCTCACTGTGATCACCCTTTCGGCCGGGACTATTTTCATAATGTGGCTGGGAGAACAGATCACAGCCCGGGGAATAGGGAACGGGATCTCGCTGATCATATTTTCCGGGATTGTGGCCGGGATACCCGGTGCGCTGATGAAGTCGTTTAGACTGATGAGTTCGGGTGAAATGGCGATCTTCGTGGCGCTTATCATCACGGTCATTATGGCCGGGGTATTGGTCTTTACCTGTTTCATGGAGACCTCCCAGCGCCGGATACCGATCCATTACGCCAAGCGCCAGATGGGGCGCAAGATGTATGGCGGCCAGAACACGCATTTGCCTTTGCGGGTGAATACCGCGGGGGTCATTCCGCCGATATTTGCATCGTCCATCCTTATGTTTCCAGCGACGATAGCCAATTTTTCCCAGGTGGAATGGCTGCAGAGCATATCCACGTTTTTCCAGCCCGGGTCTGCAGCCTATACCATTGTTTTTGTCGGGCTGATCATATTTTTCTGTTTTTTCTATACAGCGATCATTTTCGACCCCAAGGATATAGCTGAAAATCTGAAGAAGCAGGGCGGGTTCATCCCAGGCATTCGTCCCGGCAAGCACACCAAGGATTATATAGACAAGGTGTTGACCAGGATCACCCTGTGGGGCTCCCTGTACGTGGCGGCAATTTGTGTTCTGCCCATGCTGCTGATCAATAAGCTGAATGTACCGTTTTATTTCGGCGGAACCGCGTTGCTTATCGTGGTTGGGGTGGCTATAGATACCATGTCTCAGGTGCAGTCATATCTGATAACCCATCAATATGAAGGGTTGATGCAGAAAAGCAAGCTCAAAGGGCGCTTTTAA
- the rpmJ gene encoding 50S ribosomal protein L36, with the protein MKVRPSVKKMCPKCKVIRRRGALRVICENPRHKQRQG; encoded by the coding sequence ATGAAAGTCAGACCGTCAGTTAAGAAGATGTGCCCCAAGTGCAAAGTTATACGCCGGCGGGGAGCACTGCGTGTAATTTGTGAGAATCCGCGTCACAAACAACGACAAGGCTAA
- the rplQ gene encoding 50S ribosomal protein L17, which translates to MRHRKAGRKLGRTWEHRKAMFKNMAKSLVEHERIQTTEAKAKELRKVADRLVSMGLEDTVHSRRKAYRVLEDRTLVHKLFSEIAPRFTEQPGGYTRILKSAEPRRGDAASMAVIEFTRQSEAS; encoded by the coding sequence ATGAGGCATAGAAAAGCAGGACGCAAACTCGGACGGACCTGGGAACACCGGAAAGCCATGTTTAAAAATATGGCCAAGTCACTGGTGGAGCACGAACGGATACAAACCACGGAAGCCAAAGCCAAAGAGCTGCGCAAGGTCGCAGATCGTCTGGTCAGCATGGGGCTTGAAGACACAGTGCATTCCAGACGGAAGGCCTATCGGGTTTTGGAAGACAGGACCCTGGTCCATAAGCTCTTTTCCGAGATCGCACCCAGGTTTACAGAACAGCCGGGCGGATACACCAGGATACTCAAGTCAGCTGAGCCCCGCCGGGGAGACGCCGCCTCCATGGCTGTGATCGAGTTTACCCGCCAAAGCGAGGCATCCTGA
- the rpsE gene encoding 30S ribosomal protein S5, which produces MEGNDIQLIEKVVHLNRVAKVVKGGRNFKFSALVVVGDGQGSVGCGHGKANQVPDAIQKATERAKKNMERIPIIDGTIPYGTVGRYGAGQVLLKPGAKGSGIIAGGPVRAVMEACGIQDVISKALGTNNPVNVLKATMQGLTSLRTADEVNALRGTNIQLARVGS; this is translated from the coding sequence ATGGAAGGAAATGATATTCAGTTAATCGAAAAGGTCGTCCATCTCAACCGCGTGGCCAAGGTTGTTAAAGGTGGCCGGAACTTTAAGTTCAGTGCGCTCGTTGTCGTCGGTGACGGCCAAGGCAGTGTGGGCTGTGGGCACGGTAAGGCGAACCAAGTCCCTGATGCCATACAGAAAGCCACGGAGCGAGCCAAAAAGAACATGGAACGGATCCCGATCATTGACGGGACCATCCCCTACGGGACAGTCGGCCGGTACGGCGCGGGTCAGGTATTGCTCAAACCCGGTGCAAAGGGTTCTGGAATAATCGCCGGAGGACCTGTGCGGGCGGTCATGGAAGCATGCGGGATTCAGGATGTTATCAGCAAGGCCTTGGGGACGAACAATCCTGTGAATGTTTTAAAGGCCACCATGCAGGGACTGACCTCGTTGCGCACCGCTGACGAGGTCAATGCCCTGCGGGGGACGAACATCCAACTGGCGAGGGTCGGATCATGA
- the selD gene encoding selenide, water dikinase SelD — protein sequence MKEIFLVDTVKASGUAAKLAPEDLEQVLSQFSHVQDSRILVSGQGCEDAVVLRFPSGKAMVQSVDFLTPMVNDPYVFGRIAAANALSDIYAMGGCPFSAMNIVGFPKDCLPLDVLTSILRGGQDVVREAGAVMAGGHTVEDPELKFGLAVTGTIDPGQIATNSGASAGDVLVLTKPVGTGVLATAIKARWDNALELEQLLSTWSGRLNAGGARVIQEFGLKGATDVTGFGLGGHALEMAKASGVHIQLEARAIPWLDHACDLAAVGLLPAGAYANKSHCREFFDCADTVDPLHVDLVFDPQTSGGLLLSVPEEKLSRIQEALHAGGELAQVIGKVGPLHGDRPGLSLI from the coding sequence ATGAAAGAGATATTTCTGGTCGACACGGTCAAGGCGTCCGGTTGAGCGGCAAAGCTCGCTCCAGAGGATCTGGAGCAGGTGCTTTCCCAGTTCTCGCATGTCCAGGACAGCCGGATCCTGGTCTCCGGTCAGGGGTGCGAGGATGCGGTGGTCCTTAGGTTTCCATCAGGGAAGGCCATGGTCCAGTCAGTGGACTTTCTGACCCCGATGGTCAATGACCCCTATGTATTCGGGCGGATCGCCGCGGCCAATGCCCTGTCCGACATTTATGCCATGGGCGGATGCCCCTTCAGTGCGATGAATATCGTGGGTTTTCCCAAGGACTGCCTACCCCTGGATGTCCTGACCTCCATCCTCCGTGGGGGCCAGGACGTGGTCAGGGAAGCCGGTGCGGTTATGGCCGGGGGGCATACTGTGGAGGACCCGGAGTTGAAGTTCGGCCTGGCTGTGACCGGGACGATCGATCCCGGGCAGATAGCGACAAACAGCGGGGCATCCGCTGGCGATGTCCTGGTCCTGACCAAACCGGTCGGGACAGGCGTTTTGGCTACGGCCATCAAGGCCAGGTGGGACAATGCACTCGAGCTGGAACAACTGCTCAGTACGTGGTCCGGCAGGCTGAATGCAGGCGGGGCCCGGGTTATCCAGGAGTTCGGGCTGAAAGGGGCGACTGATGTGACCGGTTTCGGTCTGGGAGGGCATGCCCTGGAGATGGCCAAGGCCAGCGGGGTGCATATCCAGCTGGAGGCCCGAGCGATCCCCTGGCTGGACCATGCCTGTGATCTCGCTGCCGTGGGGCTGCTGCCTGCGGGCGCCTACGCGAACAAAAGCCATTGCCGGGAATTCTTTGATTGCGCTGACACTGTGGATCCACTTCATGTGGATCTTGTCTTTGATCCCCAAACCTCGGGCGGGCTGCTTCTCAGCGTTCCGGAAGAAAAGCTGAGCCGGATCCAGGAGGCCCTGCATGCTGGGGGAGAGCTGGCCCAGGTAATTGGGAAGGTAGGTCCCCTGCACGGAGATCGGCCGGGATTGAGCCTGATATGA
- the rpmD gene encoding 50S ribosomal protein L30 produces MMKVKLIRSRIGSSPKQRRNLDALGLRKLHQEREVQDSPVSRGMIRKVKHMVEVTDS; encoded by the coding sequence ATCATGAAGGTCAAGCTGATCAGGAGCAGGATCGGATCGTCACCAAAGCAACGGAGAAATCTGGACGCTCTCGGCCTGCGCAAGCTGCATCAGGAACGAGAGGTTCAGGATTCGCCGGTCAGCCGGGGAATGATCCGCAAAGTCAAGCACATGGTTGAGGTAACAGATTCATGA
- the rplF gene encoding 50S ribosomal protein L6, producing the protein MSRIGKTPIPIPKGVEVTLNQGTIQVKGPKGEVTVDAHPMIVYQVDGGQVQLERKQNNKIAREQYGLRRTLLNNAIVGVSQGFEKGLELVGVGYRVSVSGNTVELSVGYSHPQQFTLPEGVSARTEGNKLFVSGISKEHVGEAAAKIRRIRPPEPYKGKGIKYINEEIRRKAGKSAKK; encoded by the coding sequence ATGTCACGGATCGGTAAAACACCAATTCCCATTCCCAAGGGGGTCGAGGTCACCTTGAATCAGGGGACCATTCAGGTCAAAGGCCCCAAGGGCGAAGTGACCGTCGATGCTCATCCAATGATAGTCTACCAGGTTGACGGTGGGCAGGTGCAGCTGGAGCGCAAGCAAAACAATAAGATTGCCAGAGAACAGTATGGATTGCGGCGCACACTGCTGAACAATGCTATCGTCGGAGTAAGCCAGGGGTTTGAAAAGGGACTGGAGCTGGTCGGCGTTGGATATCGGGTCAGCGTGTCCGGGAATACGGTGGAGCTCAGTGTGGGGTATTCACATCCCCAGCAGTTCACTTTGCCTGAAGGCGTATCGGCCCGAACCGAAGGGAATAAGCTCTTCGTCTCCGGGATAAGCAAGGAACACGTGGGCGAGGCAGCTGCCAAGATACGGCGGATAAGACCGCCGGAGCCGTATAAGGGCAAGGGCATCAAGTATATAAATGAGGAAATCCGACGCAAGGCCGGAAAATCCGCCAAGAAATAA
- the cmk gene encoding (d)CMP kinase, whose protein sequence is MHKDQPMIITLDGPAGVGKSTLAKDLAGYLNIAYLDTGAMFRALALHLGPGSWDWSEQRLQSALRGIRWSLCGDGPETGLEVNGVQVGPEIRAEDVGLWASHLGQRQEVRSFLQAVQQGIGSRSSLVAEGRDMGSVVFPRAGCKIFLDAAPEERARRRCLQLQEAGHTPDQAALAHDLRQRDQQDRTRAIAPLRPADDAHIVDTTALSLQDVEQRLREIIHRSFPGITPQPKQPE, encoded by the coding sequence ATGCATAAGGACCAGCCCATGATCATCACCCTGGACGGACCGGCCGGAGTGGGCAAATCCACCCTGGCCAAGGATTTGGCCGGATACCTGAACATTGCGTACCTGGACACCGGGGCGATGTTCCGGGCCCTGGCCCTGCACCTCGGTCCCGGATCATGGGACTGGTCTGAACAGCGGCTGCAGTCCGCTCTTCGGGGCATACGCTGGAGCCTGTGCGGGGATGGCCCGGAGACTGGACTGGAGGTAAACGGGGTCCAGGTCGGCCCGGAAATTAGGGCTGAAGATGTCGGTCTGTGGGCGTCTCACCTTGGGCAGCGCCAGGAAGTCCGCTCCTTTCTCCAGGCCGTGCAGCAAGGGATTGGTAGCCGGTCTTCCCTGGTCGCCGAGGGGCGGGACATGGGCAGCGTGGTCTTTCCCCGGGCCGGGTGCAAGATCTTTTTGGATGCCGCGCCAGAAGAACGGGCCAGACGGCGTTGTCTCCAGCTTCAGGAAGCGGGGCACACCCCGGACCAAGCAGCCCTGGCCCATGATCTCCGGCAACGTGATCAGCAGGACCGCACCCGGGCCATTGCCCCTTTGCGCCCGGCCGATGACGCGCATATTGTGGACACAACCGCACTCAGCCTGCAGGACGTAGAGCAAAGACTCCGCGAAATCATTCACAGATCATTTCCCGGGATCACGCCCCAACCCAAACAGCCGGAGTAG
- the rpsM gene encoding 30S ribosomal protein S13 gives MARIASVDLPKNKRLDIALTYIYGIGQSNALKILDASGIDWTKTTEDLTAEEVNLIRKEIETNYKVEGDLRRETNANIKRLMEIGCYRGERHKRHLPVRGQRSSTNSRTRKGPRRAMIGRKKK, from the coding sequence GTGGCTCGTATCGCAAGTGTAGATCTGCCGAAAAACAAACGGCTGGATATAGCTTTGACCTATATTTATGGGATCGGCCAGTCAAATGCGCTGAAGATCCTCGATGCGTCCGGTATCGACTGGACAAAGACGACTGAGGACTTGACTGCTGAAGAAGTCAATCTCATACGCAAAGAGATAGAGACCAACTACAAGGTTGAAGGTGATCTGCGCCGGGAGACGAACGCCAATATCAAGCGGCTTATGGAGATAGGCTGTTACCGTGGGGAACGGCATAAACGGCATCTTCCGGTTCGGGGCCAGCGTTCAAGCACCAATTCCAGGACGCGCAAAGGCCCCCGGCGGGCCATGATAGGCAGAAAAAAGAAGTAG
- a CDS encoding selenium metabolism-associated LysR family transcriptional regulator: MDMRRLETFCAVYEQHSFSRAGALLHLAQPTISSHISSLEKELETVLFDRCSRQVVPTLAAETLYAHARIIIEARKKATADIALLNGSVQGLLRLGGSTIPGHYILPGYMGSFQHRYPQVELQLEIGDSAHIENMVHSGALDIAVIGGRENISHLQYYRAAADELWLLAPSGSPLHPWKMNEAPGPDWPWIVREPGSGTRKAMRLVLEEMGISWNSLHIRATVSSTQAVLSCIQAGLGVSMVSSLAAAGPVGRGEVIQLPGENHRRTREFYAVINAQKAQFPATRAFLRHIIGEHGLVSANPG, from the coding sequence ATGGATATGCGCCGATTGGAGACCTTCTGCGCAGTCTATGAACAGCACAGCTTTTCTCGAGCCGGGGCCCTGCTGCATCTCGCCCAACCGACCATCAGTTCCCATATCTCCAGCCTGGAGAAGGAGCTGGAAACAGTCCTGTTTGATCGCTGTTCCAGGCAGGTTGTCCCCACCCTTGCGGCAGAGACTCTCTACGCCCATGCCCGTATAATTATTGAAGCCAGAAAAAAGGCCACCGCTGATATTGCGCTGTTAAACGGATCAGTCCAGGGATTGCTTCGTCTGGGCGGAAGCACTATACCGGGCCATTACATCCTGCCGGGGTATATGGGCAGCTTCCAGCACAGATATCCCCAGGTCGAGCTGCAGCTGGAGATAGGGGACTCCGCGCATATCGAGAACATGGTCCATTCCGGGGCCCTGGATATTGCCGTTATCGGGGGGCGGGAGAATATATCCCATCTACAGTATTACCGGGCAGCTGCAGACGAGCTATGGCTGCTTGCGCCGAGCGGTTCCCCACTTCATCCCTGGAAGATGAACGAGGCGCCAGGTCCGGACTGGCCTTGGATCGTGCGTGAGCCAGGGTCGGGGACCCGGAAGGCCATGCGCTTGGTGCTGGAGGAGATGGGCATATCCTGGAACAGTCTGCACATCCGGGCGACTGTGAGCAGTACCCAGGCCGTCCTGTCCTGCATCCAGGCCGGGCTTGGGGTGAGCATGGTTTCATCCCTGGCAGCCGCAGGTCCGGTTGGGCGTGGTGAAGTGATCCAGCTTCCAGGAGAAAACCACCGGCGTACCAGGGAGTTTTATGCTGTGATCAATGCACAAAAGGCTCAATTCCCGGCGACCAGGGCCTTTTTGCGGCATATTATTGGAGAGCATGGTCTTGTCTCAGCTAATCCAGGGTAG
- the rpsK gene encoding 30S ribosomal protein S11 translates to MAKVKRRTTKKKEKKNIPTGLAHIRASFNNTTITFTDMKGNVVSWATSGMSGFKGSKKSTPYAAQMAAQSAARKAQDNGMRTVGIFVKGPGSGRESAMRAINNAGFKVTFIRDITPIPHNGCRPPKRRRV, encoded by the coding sequence ATGGCAAAAGTAAAGCGCCGTACGACGAAGAAAAAGGAAAAGAAGAATATTCCGACTGGATTGGCGCATATCCGGGCGTCATTTAATAATACAACAATTACCTTTACGGATATGAAAGGCAATGTAGTCAGTTGGGCGACCTCCGGGATGTCCGGATTTAAAGGGTCGAAGAAGAGCACTCCGTATGCGGCCCAGATGGCGGCTCAGAGTGCTGCACGGAAGGCGCAGGACAATGGAATGCGTACTGTGGGCATTTTTGTCAAAGGCCCCGGGTCGGGACGGGAATCTGCAATGCGGGCCATCAACAACGCCGGATTTAAGGTCACTTTTATACGGGATATCACGCCCATTCCCCACAATGGGTGCCGTCCGCCAAAACGTCGGCGGGTATAA
- the hisC gene encoding histidinol-phosphate transaminase yields MDCTPEHPKDTIRPELLDFSPYVPGQSMAEIRRDLGLDTVIKMASNENPLGTSPLVTKTVQRRADLVFRYPRPNSPDLASALGRHLGLAEDRLVIGNGSDEIIDLLIRVLARPGQDRILILDPSFSIYRLQARLCGVELTKIPLNPDFSFPLSQILAAADQNTAMVFLTNPDNPSGYTAPREKLIDLARSLPRRTMLIVDEAYVEFADQPSSFSPLPLFEELDNVVLLRTFSKLYGLAGLRLGYGIMPAWLSDLLHRVKLPFSVNLLAEAAGLSALEDAWFVQASRQTILQGRQDLTRELRALGWTVYPTQANFLLVRPACPARHLVDELLNRGYIIRGLESYGLAEYVRISIGTERENRGLVLACKDIRDNYA; encoded by the coding sequence GTGGATTGCACCCCAGAACACCCCAAAGACACAATCCGCCCTGAACTTTTGGACTTCAGTCCCTATGTCCCGGGACAGTCCATGGCCGAGATCCGCCGGGATCTGGGCCTGGACACGGTGATCAAGATGGCCAGCAACGAAAATCCCCTGGGGACATCGCCTTTGGTGACCAAAACCGTCCAGCGCCGGGCGGACCTGGTCTTTCGCTACCCCCGGCCCAACTCCCCTGATCTGGCCTCCGCCTTGGGCCGGCACCTGGGGCTGGCCGAGGATCGGCTGGTCATCGGCAACGGCTCGGACGAGATCATCGACCTTCTGATCCGGGTTCTGGCCCGACCCGGGCAGGACCGGATCCTGATTCTGGATCCCAGCTTCAGCATCTATCGCCTCCAGGCCCGTTTGTGCGGAGTCGAGCTGACCAAGATCCCCCTGAATCCGGATTTCAGCTTCCCGTTGAGCCAGATCCTGGCCGCTGCGGATCAGAACACCGCAATGGTTTTTTTGACCAATCCGGACAACCCCTCTGGGTACACCGCCCCCCGGGAGAAGCTGATCGACCTGGCCCGCTCCCTGCCCCGGAGAACCATGCTCATCGTGGACGAGGCCTATGTAGAGTTCGCTGATCAACCGTCCAGCTTCTCACCTCTGCCTTTGTTTGAGGAGCTGGACAATGTGGTCCTGCTGCGCACATTTTCCAAGCTCTACGGCCTGGCCGGGCTGCGTCTGGGATACGGGATCATGCCGGCCTGGTTGAGCGACCTTTTGCACCGGGTCAAACTGCCCTTCAGCGTCAACCTGCTGGCTGAAGCCGCAGGCCTGTCCGCCCTGGAAGACGCCTGGTTCGTCCAGGCCAGCAGGCAAACCATCCTCCAGGGCAGACAGGATCTGACCCGGGAGTTGCGCGCATTGGGATGGACCGTCTACCCCACTCAGGCCAACTTCCTCCTGGTCAGGCCCGCATGCCCGGCCCGGCATTTGGTGGATGAGCTCTTAAACAGGGGATACATTATCCGGGGGCTCGAAAGCTACGGCCTGGCTGAGTATGTTCGGATATCCATCGGAACTGAACGGGAGAACAGGGGGCTGGTCCTGGCCTGCAAGGACATTCGGGACAACTATGCATAA